A portion of the Archocentrus centrarchus isolate MPI-CPG fArcCen1 chromosome 19, fArcCen1, whole genome shotgun sequence genome contains these proteins:
- the brsk1a gene encoding serine/threonine-protein kinase BRSK1 isoform X2 — MSKELSLSQSAQYVGPYRLEKTLGKGQTGLVKLGIHCITGQKVAIKIVNREKLSESVLMKVEREIAILKLIEHPHVLKLHDVYENNKYLYLVLEHVSGGELFDYLVKKGRLTPKEARKFFRQIISALDFCHSHSICHRDLKPENLLLDEKNNIRIADFGMASLQVGDSLLETSCGSPHYACPEVIRGEKYDGRRADVWSCGVILFALLVGALPFDHDNLRQLLEKVKSGVFHMPHFIPPDCQSLLKGMIEVNPEKRLTLEAIQKHSWYLGGRNEPCPEQPPPRRVCVRRILSLTELDPDVLDSMHSLGCFRDRVKLTRDLQCEEENQEKMIYYLLLDRKERYPSYEDEDLPPRNDVDPPRKRVDSPMLTRHGRCRPERKSLEVLSVTEQGSPTPPRRALDTAAHSQRSRSVSGASTGLSSSPLSSPRSYQSPVFTFSQSDVTSATASPLTKESKQGSTTTSRSTRAHDKPKAPPNPKTQTLPTKGPADRPHLQPIKSLPLQNPSSHSPSPSPLLSPIPRFFFPSSSVLKSVTKSFYPNSAHSVPQVTPQGSPLPTPLGTPVHHPHHPSSTPPSSSSSSSSSRAEGGGGVGSLSLTPPSSPGGGSGMAASSSAHWRTRLNSFKNNLLGSPRFHRRKLQVPTSEDMSSLTPESSPELAKKSWFGNFIGLEKEEQIFVVIRDKPLSSVKADIVHAFLSIPSLSHSVLSQTSFRAEYKSSGGPSVFQKPVKFQVDIAFSEGERERDRERNEREGRRETGIYSVTFTLISGPSRRFRRVVETIQAQLLSSHDHPLVSALSDPFPDEKNGRPHGTPTRQNSRRSEGGGDRCEWGDRADGGGIGGSGGVLQRRGSAKERTRLLSSNGTQSQP, encoded by the exons ATGAGTAAGGAACTGTCTCTAAGTCAGTCAGCTCAATATGTTGGGCCCTATCGACTGGAAAAGACTCTGGGGAAGGGACAGACAG GACTGGTCAAACTGGGGATCCACTGTATTACAGGTCAGAAGGTAGCCATCAAAATAGTCAACAGAGAGAAGCTGTCTGAGTCAGTCCTGATGAAG GTTGAAAGGGAGATTGCCATTCTGAAACTGATTGAGCATCCGCATGTTTTGAAGCTGCATGATGTTTACGAGAATAACAAATATCT GTACCTGGTGTTAGAGCATGTGTCAGGAGGAGAGCTTTTTGACTACCTGGTGAAGAAGGGTCGGCTAACTCCGAAAGAGGCCAGGAAGTTCTTCAGGCAGATCATCTCTGCTTTGGATTTCTGCCACAGTCATTCCATCTG TCACAGAGACCTGAAGCCTGAAAACTTGCTCCTGGATGAAAAGAACAACATTCGTATTGCTGACTTTGGCATGGCCTCCCTGCAGGTGGGAGACAGTCTGTTAGAAACCAGCTGTGG GTCACCACATTATGCTTGCCCTGAAGTTATACGG GGGGAGAAATATGATGGGAGGAGAGCAGATGTGTGGAGCTGTGGGGTCATCCTGTTTGCCCTACTGGTG GGGGCCCTTCCTTTTGACCATGACAATTTACGTCAGCTCCTGGAAAAGGTAAAGAGCGGGGTGTTCCACATGCCTCACTTCATCCCCCCGGACTGTCAGTCCCTGCTGAAGGGAATGATTGAGGTCAACCCTGAAAAGAGGCTCACG CTAGAGGCCATCCAGAAGCATTCCTGGTATCT GGGTGGTCGTAATGAGCCGTGTCCCGAGCAGCCTCCTCCGAGGCGAGTGTGTGTGAGGCGAATCTTGTCCCTGACTGAGCTGGACCCAGATGTGCTGGACAGCATGCACTCGCTCGGTTGTTTCCGAGACAGAGTCAAGCTCACACGTGACTTACAATGTGAAGa agaAAACCAGGAGAAAATGATCTATTACCTTCTGTTAGACAGGAAAGAGCGGTACCCCAGCTATGAGGATGAGGACTTACCTCCACGCAATGATGTAG ACCCTCCTCGAAAGCGCGTCGACTCTCCTATGCTGACGCGCCACGGACGTTGTCGTCCCGAGAGGAAGAGCCTGGAGGTCCTGAGTGTTACTGAACAAGGGTCTCCTACCCCACCTCGCAGGGCCCTGGACACAGCTGCGCACAGCCAGAG ATCTCGCTCAGTCAGTGGAGCATCAACTGGTCTCTCCTCCAGCCCTCTCAGTAGTCCCAGG TCCTATCAGAGCCCCGTCTTTACTTTCAGTCAATCAGATGTCACCTCTGCCACCGCTTCCCCCCTCACAAAGGAGTCCAAACAGGGAAGCACCACCACTTCTCGCTCAACACGGGCTCATGACAAGCCCAAAGCTCCTCCCAACCCAAAGACCCAGACCTTGCCCACCAAGGGACCTGCTGACCGACCCCACCTGCAGCCCATCAAATCCTTGCCTCTGCAAAACCCATCCTCCCACTCGCCTTCCCCTTCCCCACTTCTGTCACCCATCCCCCGTTTCTTCTTCCCTTCCTCCTCTGTCCTAAAGTCAGTGACTAAGAGCTTCTACCCAAACTCTGCCCACTCTGTGCCGCAGGTCACTCCCCAGGGCTCTCCGTTGCCCACACCCTTGGGCACCCCTGTTCACCACCCTCACCACCCCTCCTCCACCCCgccttcctcttcctcgtccTCATCCTCCTCGCGGgcggagggagggggaggggtgggCTCACTGTCGCTGACCCCACCTTCCAGCCCAGGCGGGGGAAGTGGCATGGCTGCCAGCAGCTCTGCCCACTGGAGGACTCGCCTCAATTCTTTCAAGAACAACCTACTGGGCTCACCACGCTTCCATCGACGTAAATTGCAAG TTCCTACATCAGAGGATATGTCCAGTCTAACGCCAGAATCCAGCCCTGA GCTAGCTAAGAAATCGTGGTTTGGGAATTTCATCGGCTTGGAGAAAGAGGAGCAGATCTTTGTGGTGATCAGAGACAAACCGCTAAGTTCTGTCAAGGCCGACATCGTCCACGCCTTCCTGTCT ATCCCATCTCTCAGTCACAGCGTCCTCTCACAGACCAGCTTCCGAGCCGAATACAAATCCTCCGGCGGTCCCTCCGTCTTCCAGAAGCCCGTCAAGTTCCAGGTGGACATTGCCTTTTCCGAGGGCGAGAGGGAGCGGGACAGGGAGAGAAACGAGAGGGAGGgcaggagggagacaggaattTACAGCGTGACATTCACCCTCATATCAG GTCCGAGTCGCAGGTTCAGACGAGTGGTGGAAACGATTCAAGCTCAGCTTCTCAGCTCCCATGATCACCCACTGGTGTCAGCCCTATCTG ATCCCTTCCCAGATGAGAAGAACGGCAGGCCCCACGGGACCCCCACCCGCCAAAACTCGAGGCGTTCCGAGGGTGGGGGCGACAGGTGCGAGTGGGGTGACCGAGCAGATGGTGGAGGCATAGGAGGCAGCGGGGGAGTTCTGCAGCGCAGAGGCTCGGCCAAAGAGAGAACCCGACTGCTGTCCTCCAACGGAACCCAGTCCCAACCGTAG
- the brsk1a gene encoding serine/threonine-protein kinase BRSK2 isoform X5: MSKELSLSQSAQYVGPYRLEKTLGKGQTGLVKLGIHCITGQKVAIKIVNREKLSESVLMKVEREIAILKLIEHPHVLKLHDVYENNKYLYLVLEHVSGGELFDYLVKKGRLTPKEARKFFRQIISALDFCHSHSICHRDLKPENLLLDEKNNIRIADFGMASLQVGDSLLETSCGSPHYACPEVIRGEKYDGRRADVWSCGVILFALLVGALPFDHDNLRQLLEKVKSGVFHMPHFIPPDCQSLLKGMIEVNPEKRLTLEAIQKHSWYLGGRNEPCPEQPPPRRVCVRRILSLTELDPDVLDSMHSLGCFRDRVKLTRDLQCEEENQEKMIYYLLLDRKERYPSYEDEDLPPRNDVADPPRKRVDSPMLTRHGRCRPERKSLEVLSVTEQGSPTPPRRALDTAAHSQRSRSVSGASTGLSSSPLSSPRVTPQGSPLPTPLGTPVHHPHHPSSTPPSSSSSSSSSRAEGGGGVGSLSLTPPSSPGGGSGMAASSSAHWRTRLNSFKNNLLGSPRFHRRKLQVPTSEDMSSLTPESSPELAKKSWFGNFIGLEKEEQIFVVIRDKPLSSVKADIVHAFLSIPSLSHSVLSQTSFRAEYKSSGGPSVFQKPVKFQVDIAFSEGERERDRERNEREGRRETGIYSVTFTLISGPSRRFRRVVETIQAQLLSSHDHPLVSALSDPFPDEKNGRPHGTPTRQNSRRSEGGGDRCEWGDRADGGGIGGSGGVLQRRGSAKERTRLLSSNGTQSQP; this comes from the exons ATGAGTAAGGAACTGTCTCTAAGTCAGTCAGCTCAATATGTTGGGCCCTATCGACTGGAAAAGACTCTGGGGAAGGGACAGACAG GACTGGTCAAACTGGGGATCCACTGTATTACAGGTCAGAAGGTAGCCATCAAAATAGTCAACAGAGAGAAGCTGTCTGAGTCAGTCCTGATGAAG GTTGAAAGGGAGATTGCCATTCTGAAACTGATTGAGCATCCGCATGTTTTGAAGCTGCATGATGTTTACGAGAATAACAAATATCT GTACCTGGTGTTAGAGCATGTGTCAGGAGGAGAGCTTTTTGACTACCTGGTGAAGAAGGGTCGGCTAACTCCGAAAGAGGCCAGGAAGTTCTTCAGGCAGATCATCTCTGCTTTGGATTTCTGCCACAGTCATTCCATCTG TCACAGAGACCTGAAGCCTGAAAACTTGCTCCTGGATGAAAAGAACAACATTCGTATTGCTGACTTTGGCATGGCCTCCCTGCAGGTGGGAGACAGTCTGTTAGAAACCAGCTGTGG GTCACCACATTATGCTTGCCCTGAAGTTATACGG GGGGAGAAATATGATGGGAGGAGAGCAGATGTGTGGAGCTGTGGGGTCATCCTGTTTGCCCTACTGGTG GGGGCCCTTCCTTTTGACCATGACAATTTACGTCAGCTCCTGGAAAAGGTAAAGAGCGGGGTGTTCCACATGCCTCACTTCATCCCCCCGGACTGTCAGTCCCTGCTGAAGGGAATGATTGAGGTCAACCCTGAAAAGAGGCTCACG CTAGAGGCCATCCAGAAGCATTCCTGGTATCT GGGTGGTCGTAATGAGCCGTGTCCCGAGCAGCCTCCTCCGAGGCGAGTGTGTGTGAGGCGAATCTTGTCCCTGACTGAGCTGGACCCAGATGTGCTGGACAGCATGCACTCGCTCGGTTGTTTCCGAGACAGAGTCAAGCTCACACGTGACTTACAATGTGAAGa agaAAACCAGGAGAAAATGATCTATTACCTTCTGTTAGACAGGAAAGAGCGGTACCCCAGCTATGAGGATGAGGACTTACCTCCACGCAATGATGTAG CAGACCCTCCTCGAAAGCGCGTCGACTCTCCTATGCTGACGCGCCACGGACGTTGTCGTCCCGAGAGGAAGAGCCTGGAGGTCCTGAGTGTTACTGAACAAGGGTCTCCTACCCCACCTCGCAGGGCCCTGGACACAGCTGCGCACAGCCAGAG ATCTCGCTCAGTCAGTGGAGCATCAACTGGTCTCTCCTCCAGCCCTCTCAGTAGTCCCAGG GTCACTCCCCAGGGCTCTCCGTTGCCCACACCCTTGGGCACCCCTGTTCACCACCCTCACCACCCCTCCTCCACCCCgccttcctcttcctcgtccTCATCCTCCTCGCGGgcggagggagggggaggggtgggCTCACTGTCGCTGACCCCACCTTCCAGCCCAGGCGGGGGAAGTGGCATGGCTGCCAGCAGCTCTGCCCACTGGAGGACTCGCCTCAATTCTTTCAAGAACAACCTACTGGGCTCACCACGCTTCCATCGACGTAAATTGCAAG TTCCTACATCAGAGGATATGTCCAGTCTAACGCCAGAATCCAGCCCTGA GCTAGCTAAGAAATCGTGGTTTGGGAATTTCATCGGCTTGGAGAAAGAGGAGCAGATCTTTGTGGTGATCAGAGACAAACCGCTAAGTTCTGTCAAGGCCGACATCGTCCACGCCTTCCTGTCT ATCCCATCTCTCAGTCACAGCGTCCTCTCACAGACCAGCTTCCGAGCCGAATACAAATCCTCCGGCGGTCCCTCCGTCTTCCAGAAGCCCGTCAAGTTCCAGGTGGACATTGCCTTTTCCGAGGGCGAGAGGGAGCGGGACAGGGAGAGAAACGAGAGGGAGGgcaggagggagacaggaattTACAGCGTGACATTCACCCTCATATCAG GTCCGAGTCGCAGGTTCAGACGAGTGGTGGAAACGATTCAAGCTCAGCTTCTCAGCTCCCATGATCACCCACTGGTGTCAGCCCTATCTG ATCCCTTCCCAGATGAGAAGAACGGCAGGCCCCACGGGACCCCCACCCGCCAAAACTCGAGGCGTTCCGAGGGTGGGGGCGACAGGTGCGAGTGGGGTGACCGAGCAGATGGTGGAGGCATAGGAGGCAGCGGGGGAGTTCTGCAGCGCAGAGGCTCGGCCAAAGAGAGAACCCGACTGCTGTCCTCCAACGGAACCCAGTCCCAACCGTAG
- the brsk1a gene encoding serine/threonine-protein kinase BRSK2 isoform X6: protein MSKELSLSQSAQYVGPYRLEKTLGKGQTGLVKLGIHCITGQKVAIKIVNREKLSESVLMKVEREIAILKLIEHPHVLKLHDVYENNKYLYLVLEHVSGGELFDYLVKKGRLTPKEARKFFRQIISALDFCHSHSICHRDLKPENLLLDEKNNIRIADFGMASLQVGDSLLETSCGSPHYACPEVIRGEKYDGRRADVWSCGVILFALLVGALPFDHDNLRQLLEKVKSGVFHMPHFIPPDCQSLLKGMIEVNPEKRLTLEAIQKHSWYLGGRNEPCPEQPPPRRVCVRRILSLTELDPDVLDSMHSLGCFRDRVKLTRDLQCEEENQEKMIYYLLLDRKERYPSYEDEDLPPRNDVDPPRKRVDSPMLTRHGRCRPERKSLEVLSVTEQGSPTPPRRALDTAAHSQRSRSVSGASTGLSSSPLSSPRVTPQGSPLPTPLGTPVHHPHHPSSTPPSSSSSSSSSRAEGGGGVGSLSLTPPSSPGGGSGMAASSSAHWRTRLNSFKNNLLGSPRFHRRKLQVPTSEDMSSLTPESSPELAKKSWFGNFIGLEKEEQIFVVIRDKPLSSVKADIVHAFLSIPSLSHSVLSQTSFRAEYKSSGGPSVFQKPVKFQVDIAFSEGERERDRERNEREGRRETGIYSVTFTLISGPSRRFRRVVETIQAQLLSSHDHPLVSALSDPFPDEKNGRPHGTPTRQNSRRSEGGGDRCEWGDRADGGGIGGSGGVLQRRGSAKERTRLLSSNGTQSQP from the exons ATGAGTAAGGAACTGTCTCTAAGTCAGTCAGCTCAATATGTTGGGCCCTATCGACTGGAAAAGACTCTGGGGAAGGGACAGACAG GACTGGTCAAACTGGGGATCCACTGTATTACAGGTCAGAAGGTAGCCATCAAAATAGTCAACAGAGAGAAGCTGTCTGAGTCAGTCCTGATGAAG GTTGAAAGGGAGATTGCCATTCTGAAACTGATTGAGCATCCGCATGTTTTGAAGCTGCATGATGTTTACGAGAATAACAAATATCT GTACCTGGTGTTAGAGCATGTGTCAGGAGGAGAGCTTTTTGACTACCTGGTGAAGAAGGGTCGGCTAACTCCGAAAGAGGCCAGGAAGTTCTTCAGGCAGATCATCTCTGCTTTGGATTTCTGCCACAGTCATTCCATCTG TCACAGAGACCTGAAGCCTGAAAACTTGCTCCTGGATGAAAAGAACAACATTCGTATTGCTGACTTTGGCATGGCCTCCCTGCAGGTGGGAGACAGTCTGTTAGAAACCAGCTGTGG GTCACCACATTATGCTTGCCCTGAAGTTATACGG GGGGAGAAATATGATGGGAGGAGAGCAGATGTGTGGAGCTGTGGGGTCATCCTGTTTGCCCTACTGGTG GGGGCCCTTCCTTTTGACCATGACAATTTACGTCAGCTCCTGGAAAAGGTAAAGAGCGGGGTGTTCCACATGCCTCACTTCATCCCCCCGGACTGTCAGTCCCTGCTGAAGGGAATGATTGAGGTCAACCCTGAAAAGAGGCTCACG CTAGAGGCCATCCAGAAGCATTCCTGGTATCT GGGTGGTCGTAATGAGCCGTGTCCCGAGCAGCCTCCTCCGAGGCGAGTGTGTGTGAGGCGAATCTTGTCCCTGACTGAGCTGGACCCAGATGTGCTGGACAGCATGCACTCGCTCGGTTGTTTCCGAGACAGAGTCAAGCTCACACGTGACTTACAATGTGAAGa agaAAACCAGGAGAAAATGATCTATTACCTTCTGTTAGACAGGAAAGAGCGGTACCCCAGCTATGAGGATGAGGACTTACCTCCACGCAATGATGTAG ACCCTCCTCGAAAGCGCGTCGACTCTCCTATGCTGACGCGCCACGGACGTTGTCGTCCCGAGAGGAAGAGCCTGGAGGTCCTGAGTGTTACTGAACAAGGGTCTCCTACCCCACCTCGCAGGGCCCTGGACACAGCTGCGCACAGCCAGAG ATCTCGCTCAGTCAGTGGAGCATCAACTGGTCTCTCCTCCAGCCCTCTCAGTAGTCCCAGG GTCACTCCCCAGGGCTCTCCGTTGCCCACACCCTTGGGCACCCCTGTTCACCACCCTCACCACCCCTCCTCCACCCCgccttcctcttcctcgtccTCATCCTCCTCGCGGgcggagggagggggaggggtgggCTCACTGTCGCTGACCCCACCTTCCAGCCCAGGCGGGGGAAGTGGCATGGCTGCCAGCAGCTCTGCCCACTGGAGGACTCGCCTCAATTCTTTCAAGAACAACCTACTGGGCTCACCACGCTTCCATCGACGTAAATTGCAAG TTCCTACATCAGAGGATATGTCCAGTCTAACGCCAGAATCCAGCCCTGA GCTAGCTAAGAAATCGTGGTTTGGGAATTTCATCGGCTTGGAGAAAGAGGAGCAGATCTTTGTGGTGATCAGAGACAAACCGCTAAGTTCTGTCAAGGCCGACATCGTCCACGCCTTCCTGTCT ATCCCATCTCTCAGTCACAGCGTCCTCTCACAGACCAGCTTCCGAGCCGAATACAAATCCTCCGGCGGTCCCTCCGTCTTCCAGAAGCCCGTCAAGTTCCAGGTGGACATTGCCTTTTCCGAGGGCGAGAGGGAGCGGGACAGGGAGAGAAACGAGAGGGAGGgcaggagggagacaggaattTACAGCGTGACATTCACCCTCATATCAG GTCCGAGTCGCAGGTTCAGACGAGTGGTGGAAACGATTCAAGCTCAGCTTCTCAGCTCCCATGATCACCCACTGGTGTCAGCCCTATCTG ATCCCTTCCCAGATGAGAAGAACGGCAGGCCCCACGGGACCCCCACCCGCCAAAACTCGAGGCGTTCCGAGGGTGGGGGCGACAGGTGCGAGTGGGGTGACCGAGCAGATGGTGGAGGCATAGGAGGCAGCGGGGGAGTTCTGCAGCGCAGAGGCTCGGCCAAAGAGAGAACCCGACTGCTGTCCTCCAACGGAACCCAGTCCCAACCGTAG
- the brsk1a gene encoding serine/threonine-protein kinase BRSK1 isoform X1, translating into MSKELSLSQSAQYVGPYRLEKTLGKGQTGLVKLGIHCITGQKVAIKIVNREKLSESVLMKVEREIAILKLIEHPHVLKLHDVYENNKYLYLVLEHVSGGELFDYLVKKGRLTPKEARKFFRQIISALDFCHSHSICHRDLKPENLLLDEKNNIRIADFGMASLQVGDSLLETSCGSPHYACPEVIRGEKYDGRRADVWSCGVILFALLVGALPFDHDNLRQLLEKVKSGVFHMPHFIPPDCQSLLKGMIEVNPEKRLTLEAIQKHSWYLGGRNEPCPEQPPPRRVCVRRILSLTELDPDVLDSMHSLGCFRDRVKLTRDLQCEEENQEKMIYYLLLDRKERYPSYEDEDLPPRNDVADPPRKRVDSPMLTRHGRCRPERKSLEVLSVTEQGSPTPPRRALDTAAHSQRSRSVSGASTGLSSSPLSSPRSYQSPVFTFSQSDVTSATASPLTKESKQGSTTTSRSTRAHDKPKAPPNPKTQTLPTKGPADRPHLQPIKSLPLQNPSSHSPSPSPLLSPIPRFFFPSSSVLKSVTKSFYPNSAHSVPQVTPQGSPLPTPLGTPVHHPHHPSSTPPSSSSSSSSSRAEGGGGVGSLSLTPPSSPGGGSGMAASSSAHWRTRLNSFKNNLLGSPRFHRRKLQVPTSEDMSSLTPESSPELAKKSWFGNFIGLEKEEQIFVVIRDKPLSSVKADIVHAFLSIPSLSHSVLSQTSFRAEYKSSGGPSVFQKPVKFQVDIAFSEGERERDRERNEREGRRETGIYSVTFTLISGPSRRFRRVVETIQAQLLSSHDHPLVSALSDPFPDEKNGRPHGTPTRQNSRRSEGGGDRCEWGDRADGGGIGGSGGVLQRRGSAKERTRLLSSNGTQSQP; encoded by the exons ATGAGTAAGGAACTGTCTCTAAGTCAGTCAGCTCAATATGTTGGGCCCTATCGACTGGAAAAGACTCTGGGGAAGGGACAGACAG GACTGGTCAAACTGGGGATCCACTGTATTACAGGTCAGAAGGTAGCCATCAAAATAGTCAACAGAGAGAAGCTGTCTGAGTCAGTCCTGATGAAG GTTGAAAGGGAGATTGCCATTCTGAAACTGATTGAGCATCCGCATGTTTTGAAGCTGCATGATGTTTACGAGAATAACAAATATCT GTACCTGGTGTTAGAGCATGTGTCAGGAGGAGAGCTTTTTGACTACCTGGTGAAGAAGGGTCGGCTAACTCCGAAAGAGGCCAGGAAGTTCTTCAGGCAGATCATCTCTGCTTTGGATTTCTGCCACAGTCATTCCATCTG TCACAGAGACCTGAAGCCTGAAAACTTGCTCCTGGATGAAAAGAACAACATTCGTATTGCTGACTTTGGCATGGCCTCCCTGCAGGTGGGAGACAGTCTGTTAGAAACCAGCTGTGG GTCACCACATTATGCTTGCCCTGAAGTTATACGG GGGGAGAAATATGATGGGAGGAGAGCAGATGTGTGGAGCTGTGGGGTCATCCTGTTTGCCCTACTGGTG GGGGCCCTTCCTTTTGACCATGACAATTTACGTCAGCTCCTGGAAAAGGTAAAGAGCGGGGTGTTCCACATGCCTCACTTCATCCCCCCGGACTGTCAGTCCCTGCTGAAGGGAATGATTGAGGTCAACCCTGAAAAGAGGCTCACG CTAGAGGCCATCCAGAAGCATTCCTGGTATCT GGGTGGTCGTAATGAGCCGTGTCCCGAGCAGCCTCCTCCGAGGCGAGTGTGTGTGAGGCGAATCTTGTCCCTGACTGAGCTGGACCCAGATGTGCTGGACAGCATGCACTCGCTCGGTTGTTTCCGAGACAGAGTCAAGCTCACACGTGACTTACAATGTGAAGa agaAAACCAGGAGAAAATGATCTATTACCTTCTGTTAGACAGGAAAGAGCGGTACCCCAGCTATGAGGATGAGGACTTACCTCCACGCAATGATGTAG CAGACCCTCCTCGAAAGCGCGTCGACTCTCCTATGCTGACGCGCCACGGACGTTGTCGTCCCGAGAGGAAGAGCCTGGAGGTCCTGAGTGTTACTGAACAAGGGTCTCCTACCCCACCTCGCAGGGCCCTGGACACAGCTGCGCACAGCCAGAG ATCTCGCTCAGTCAGTGGAGCATCAACTGGTCTCTCCTCCAGCCCTCTCAGTAGTCCCAGG TCCTATCAGAGCCCCGTCTTTACTTTCAGTCAATCAGATGTCACCTCTGCCACCGCTTCCCCCCTCACAAAGGAGTCCAAACAGGGAAGCACCACCACTTCTCGCTCAACACGGGCTCATGACAAGCCCAAAGCTCCTCCCAACCCAAAGACCCAGACCTTGCCCACCAAGGGACCTGCTGACCGACCCCACCTGCAGCCCATCAAATCCTTGCCTCTGCAAAACCCATCCTCCCACTCGCCTTCCCCTTCCCCACTTCTGTCACCCATCCCCCGTTTCTTCTTCCCTTCCTCCTCTGTCCTAAAGTCAGTGACTAAGAGCTTCTACCCAAACTCTGCCCACTCTGTGCCGCAGGTCACTCCCCAGGGCTCTCCGTTGCCCACACCCTTGGGCACCCCTGTTCACCACCCTCACCACCCCTCCTCCACCCCgccttcctcttcctcgtccTCATCCTCCTCGCGGgcggagggagggggaggggtgggCTCACTGTCGCTGACCCCACCTTCCAGCCCAGGCGGGGGAAGTGGCATGGCTGCCAGCAGCTCTGCCCACTGGAGGACTCGCCTCAATTCTTTCAAGAACAACCTACTGGGCTCACCACGCTTCCATCGACGTAAATTGCAAG TTCCTACATCAGAGGATATGTCCAGTCTAACGCCAGAATCCAGCCCTGA GCTAGCTAAGAAATCGTGGTTTGGGAATTTCATCGGCTTGGAGAAAGAGGAGCAGATCTTTGTGGTGATCAGAGACAAACCGCTAAGTTCTGTCAAGGCCGACATCGTCCACGCCTTCCTGTCT ATCCCATCTCTCAGTCACAGCGTCCTCTCACAGACCAGCTTCCGAGCCGAATACAAATCCTCCGGCGGTCCCTCCGTCTTCCAGAAGCCCGTCAAGTTCCAGGTGGACATTGCCTTTTCCGAGGGCGAGAGGGAGCGGGACAGGGAGAGAAACGAGAGGGAGGgcaggagggagacaggaattTACAGCGTGACATTCACCCTCATATCAG GTCCGAGTCGCAGGTTCAGACGAGTGGTGGAAACGATTCAAGCTCAGCTTCTCAGCTCCCATGATCACCCACTGGTGTCAGCCCTATCTG ATCCCTTCCCAGATGAGAAGAACGGCAGGCCCCACGGGACCCCCACCCGCCAAAACTCGAGGCGTTCCGAGGGTGGGGGCGACAGGTGCGAGTGGGGTGACCGAGCAGATGGTGGAGGCATAGGAGGCAGCGGGGGAGTTCTGCAGCGCAGAGGCTCGGCCAAAGAGAGAACCCGACTGCTGTCCTCCAACGGAACCCAGTCCCAACCGTAG